Proteins encoded by one window of Cellvibrio sp. KY-GH-1:
- a CDS encoding flagellinolysin: MKDGGSITIQNTFGVKVANVVDPVITTLIEQLQSHWMSQAEKLIEHYYGLTGGGDIALRFEHNLEGRAAARVEATYSGEDGVLLNLELIIDLSDFSNIPNGVAPLYLDRIIAHEMVHAVMAYNMDISELPGWFVEGTAEFIHGADERVKIDAATIGSESNFNQFFNTTTGLPSGSASYSVSYIAVKLLDREIRNYGGVGIREVFDYLKAGMTLDQALAEVSAANLGLAAIWNSLSTFETHFKTVGFAQYTQLLDLDNLDTGSIAGSDYGNVPQSASSIMSETLAGPSINFNLVVPEQYISTPEIHGALEFIIFNSDGTQWDQARINQEVLKSTNGNDIIHAFNTNDTLSGAKGDDQLFGYDGNDVYRYTTGDGNDVIIDGAGNDQIELSADILAADVRLKRDLENNLVITLKDKSTITVKAAFDASGNFSAGAVESIKFLSGGVWDAAKIKEEASKIYPNLISGTDSNDILIGSGANEVIEGGGGVDQLRGMGGDDRYIFNRGDGIDVIEDSGGFDTLVFSDIKSTDVYVHRIGGDNYFILKNGEMVRVSGFLNGGELDKGYQIEKVIFADTVWDAATIEQKVLESRALANVKFGSNSWDEIDISTASSVEIYGLDGDDYLQGGAGNDTIDGGAGLNFLEGREGRDTYLIGENISKNFIENFRGDADRVLFAEGISPDEVRVRLIPGRDESYLEKGVLYKYIIPHNRYWNLELVSGDSVTYIDSLFKYDPQTYGAELENASLQVGSVEFFDGTVWTYSDLIRQALKASSVDDAINGTIAADLVNGLEGADTIKSYSGNDSVNGGAGDDRIETGRDNDDISGGLGNDSLSDEMGNDLYRFAAGDGVDTISDLHGLDALIFGTGITKEQTSLTVEGNDQIVTFANSTDKIIIKNGALPAGNNYTDQRIEIFRFENGDEWNFDPKSIPQRKEGNANDEVLVGGYGNDTLIGNQGNDTLQGEAGDDEYHYKTGDGFDLIRDTGGTDKVILGAGITSDKVSIRRSFNAFIVSVDGQEAFTIGNPYSTDEFDGDAFIESLVFSATGEVWDQQTIISKSLISTTGNDTLYGSHLSDVIVGDAGNDELYAAQGNDTLIGGVGNDYLVGGKGDDVYRFEQGAGTDVINDITGNDVIEFGSGILPADISVTRNEFDLILKVKNSNPITINGFFESTGSAIRSVNLIQAIEEVVFSTSERWSLDQLLGKISFLGTDSANTIYGLDTNNVIDAKGGNDSVFAGGGNDTVIGGTGMDTLHGEAGDDLLQGGDGNDWLYDAYGSNIFEGGKGNDIISMSYPGIGQQAGSSVIRFSLGDGVDEIDAPTSSPVVIELGAGITADMLAFKSYFVDESDGSVENKNRIDLLIPGKADQMNKLLDNGSYSFKFADNTYWNGEQVVKAINQSKAFLSNDRRVIIGSARPNSKISISYLNKDNTLTKYPIIQSDATGSYQLDFGFGIVDTKRIIISSQDSSGNILPITVFNPAIDMSIPPAPTAELDSSGYVINGFARPGTSIHVLTNGNHLGYASTDKITGAYSFISPLRLVHGETISVLSIVSGLIQSAPATILVPNSSVAADSTPPSIPTGNFDPQGASISGSAEPGTLVFITPVFGSRVLGSAIVGQNGSYGIQLSESIIDGSSVRVVSVDQANNRSYGEIKSSDLTIPMPVSAKFDTTGKYISGSAESSVTGGHQVVVMNSTNTTVLGTIMLPAYESNYKITLTTALKNNEQVNVYVKDAAGNTSYATAINAPDTTKPLVPEAAFDTTGKYITGKAEPGSTVIVKNAAGTQLETTTANAATGEYSITLSTALINKETVKITAKDAAGNVSDIKSLIAPDKTRPAAPSASINSARKVITGSAEAGSIVEVKNTSGSLLGSVTANATTGAYSITLGTALTVNQTVNITAKDAAGNISLPKSLTVSAVAKNLIPSSVLAATFDLGSMIANYEAEFENDAVFENSKSGRVADETITLHDELTNLRSGGVNIDSLVQAIASFDPTAGMSLHNKSLPIDQHNMMLAVES; the protein is encoded by the coding sequence ATGAAAGATGGTGGTTCAATCACTATACAGAACACGTTTGGCGTGAAAGTGGCTAACGTTGTTGACCCTGTTATTACGACCTTGATTGAGCAACTACAAAGTCATTGGATGTCGCAGGCAGAAAAACTAATTGAGCATTACTATGGCTTAACGGGTGGCGGCGACATTGCACTCCGTTTTGAACATAATTTGGAAGGCCGTGCAGCTGCTCGTGTCGAGGCGACATATTCGGGAGAGGATGGAGTGCTCCTTAATCTGGAGCTGATTATAGATCTCAGTGATTTTAGCAATATTCCAAATGGTGTGGCACCACTTTATTTAGATCGTATAATTGCTCACGAAATGGTGCATGCAGTTATGGCTTATAACATGGACATTTCAGAGTTGCCGGGATGGTTTGTAGAAGGTACCGCAGAATTTATTCATGGTGCTGATGAACGCGTAAAGATTGATGCCGCAACTATCGGTTCAGAGAGTAATTTTAACCAATTTTTTAATACAACGACTGGCTTACCATCAGGCTCGGCCAGTTATTCTGTTAGCTATATTGCAGTCAAGTTATTGGATAGAGAAATTCGCAATTATGGCGGCGTTGGAATTCGGGAAGTATTTGATTATTTAAAAGCGGGAATGACACTTGATCAAGCTCTTGCAGAGGTTAGTGCTGCGAACCTTGGGCTTGCGGCTATTTGGAATAGTCTTTCCACGTTTGAAACACATTTTAAAACGGTGGGTTTTGCTCAGTACACACAGTTATTGGATCTGGATAATCTGGATACCGGATCCATAGCCGGTTCTGATTACGGTAACGTCCCACAAAGTGCCAGTTCAATTATGTCTGAAACCCTTGCTGGCCCGTCAATAAATTTTAATCTTGTTGTTCCGGAACAATATATATCAACACCAGAAATTCATGGTGCACTGGAATTTATTATCTTCAATTCCGATGGCACTCAATGGGATCAGGCACGCATCAACCAGGAAGTACTTAAATCAACAAACGGCAATGACATTATCCATGCGTTTAATACTAACGATACCCTGAGCGGAGCCAAAGGTGATGATCAGTTGTTTGGTTATGATGGGAATGACGTTTATCGTTACACAACCGGTGATGGCAATGATGTCATCATTGATGGTGCGGGTAACGACCAGATTGAATTGAGCGCGGATATTCTCGCGGCGGATGTCAGATTGAAGCGTGATCTAGAAAACAATTTGGTCATCACTTTAAAAGATAAATCGACAATCACTGTCAAAGCCGCTTTTGACGCATCGGGTAATTTTTCCGCTGGTGCTGTTGAATCCATTAAGTTCCTGAGTGGTGGCGTATGGGATGCTGCAAAAATAAAAGAAGAAGCGAGTAAGATTTATCCAAACTTGATTAGTGGTACTGACTCTAATGATATCTTGATTGGCTCGGGTGCAAATGAAGTCATCGAGGGTGGTGGCGGTGTTGACCAACTTCGCGGTATGGGCGGAGATGACCGTTACATTTTTAATCGTGGTGATGGCATTGATGTTATAGAGGATTCTGGCGGTTTTGATACCTTAGTTTTTTCCGATATTAAATCCACAGATGTTTATGTTCATCGCATCGGAGGAGATAATTATTTCATCCTGAAGAATGGTGAAATGGTCAGGGTTTCCGGTTTCTTGAATGGTGGTGAGCTGGATAAAGGGTACCAAATAGAAAAAGTTATTTTTGCAGATACGGTTTGGGATGCCGCAACCATTGAGCAAAAAGTTCTGGAAAGTCGTGCATTGGCAAACGTTAAGTTTGGCAGCAACTCATGGGATGAGATTGATATTTCTACCGCTAGTTCCGTTGAAATTTATGGGTTGGATGGTGATGATTATCTTCAAGGTGGGGCGGGTAACGATACTATAGACGGGGGTGCTGGATTAAATTTCCTGGAAGGGCGCGAAGGTCGTGATACTTACCTTATTGGGGAAAATATTAGTAAAAATTTTATAGAGAATTTTCGTGGCGATGCGGACCGAGTGCTATTTGCTGAAGGTATATCACCCGACGAGGTTAGGGTAAGGCTCATCCCAGGACGAGACGAATCCTACCTGGAGAAGGGTGTTCTTTATAAATACATCATTCCGCATAATAGATATTGGAATCTTGAACTTGTGTCAGGAGATTCCGTTACCTACATCGATAGCTTATTTAAGTATGATCCTCAAACATATGGCGCTGAACTGGAAAATGCTTCTTTACAAGTCGGTTCTGTGGAGTTTTTTGACGGGACCGTGTGGACATATAGTGACTTGATAAGGCAAGCACTAAAAGCGTCTAGTGTAGATGATGCCATTAACGGCACTATTGCTGCTGATCTTGTCAATGGGTTGGAGGGTGCTGACACAATTAAATCCTATTCAGGAAATGACTCTGTTAATGGTGGCGCGGGTGATGATCGAATTGAAACCGGGCGTGACAATGATGATATTTCCGGCGGGTTAGGTAACGACTCTTTATCGGATGAAATGGGCAATGACCTTTATCGTTTTGCTGCCGGTGATGGGGTAGATACCATTAGTGATTTACACGGCCTTGATGCGCTTATTTTCGGAACGGGAATTACCAAAGAACAAACTTCGTTGACTGTTGAGGGTAATGATCAAATCGTCACATTCGCAAATTCTACTGATAAGATAATTATTAAGAATGGCGCGTTACCTGCTGGCAATAATTATACAGACCAACGAATTGAAATTTTCCGCTTTGAAAATGGCGATGAATGGAATTTTGATCCTAAATCAATACCGCAGCGCAAAGAGGGTAATGCGAATGATGAGGTGTTGGTTGGAGGTTATGGTAACGATACGCTAATAGGAAACCAGGGTAACGATACTTTGCAAGGCGAAGCCGGCGACGATGAATATCACTATAAAACCGGTGATGGATTTGACTTGATACGGGATACCGGCGGTACTGATAAAGTGATATTGGGTGCTGGCATTACGTCAGACAAAGTTAGTATCCGTCGCAGTTTCAATGCGTTTATCGTTAGCGTAGATGGGCAGGAGGCTTTTACTATTGGCAACCCATACAGTACAGACGAATTTGATGGGGACGCTTTTATTGAATCATTGGTGTTTTCAGCAACTGGTGAAGTGTGGGATCAACAAACGATAATTAGCAAATCATTAATATCAACGACCGGCAATGACACCTTATATGGTTCTCACCTAAGTGATGTGATTGTGGGTGATGCAGGCAATGATGAACTCTATGCTGCTCAGGGTAATGATACCTTGATTGGTGGAGTCGGAAATGACTACCTGGTTGGTGGAAAAGGTGATGATGTGTACCGGTTTGAGCAAGGAGCGGGTACGGATGTTATCAATGATATTACTGGCAATGATGTAATTGAATTTGGGAGTGGAATTCTTCCTGCTGATATTAGTGTTACTCGAAATGAGTTCGACTTAATCTTAAAAGTTAAAAATTCCAATCCCATTACTATTAATGGCTTCTTCGAATCTACGGGTAGTGCCATCCGTTCAGTGAATCTCATACAAGCTATTGAAGAGGTGGTTTTCTCGACGAGTGAGCGTTGGTCACTTGATCAGTTATTGGGAAAAATATCATTCCTGGGAACCGATTCTGCCAATACAATTTATGGTTTGGATACCAATAACGTTATTGACGCAAAAGGTGGTAATGATAGTGTATTCGCGGGAGGCGGAAACGACACCGTGATTGGTGGCACTGGTATGGATACTCTACACGGAGAGGCAGGCGACGACCTGTTGCAAGGTGGTGACGGTAATGACTGGTTATATGATGCCTATGGAAGCAATATTTTTGAGGGCGGGAAAGGTAATGACATTATATCAATGTCCTATCCAGGGATTGGACAACAAGCCGGTTCCAGTGTTATCCGTTTTTCTTTGGGTGATGGCGTTGACGAAATCGATGCACCAACATCAAGTCCCGTCGTTATTGAACTCGGTGCGGGTATTACGGCAGATATGCTGGCCTTTAAATCCTATTTTGTGGATGAAAGCGATGGGTCAGTTGAAAACAAAAATCGCATCGATTTACTGATACCAGGAAAAGCAGATCAAATGAATAAGCTGTTGGATAATGGATCCTATAGTTTCAAGTTTGCAGATAATACGTACTGGAATGGTGAGCAGGTCGTTAAAGCGATTAATCAATCTAAGGCTTTTTTATCGAATGACAGGCGAGTAATAATTGGTTCTGCACGACCAAACTCTAAAATATCTATTTCGTATTTAAATAAAGATAACACCCTCACAAAATACCCGATAATTCAATCCGATGCGACGGGGAGCTATCAATTAGATTTTGGTTTTGGAATTGTGGATACCAAGCGGATCATTATTTCCAGCCAGGATTCCAGTGGGAACATATTGCCAATTACGGTGTTTAATCCTGCTATTGATATGAGTATTCCTCCAGCACCAACAGCAGAGCTGGATTCATCGGGTTATGTCATCAACGGTTTTGCTCGCCCGGGAACCTCAATTCATGTGCTAACCAATGGCAACCATTTGGGGTATGCAAGTACTGACAAAATTACGGGTGCTTACTCGTTTATTTCGCCACTAAGGTTGGTTCATGGCGAAACAATTTCAGTGCTTTCAATTGTGAGCGGACTAATTCAATCAGCGCCGGCAACGATATTAGTTCCTAATTCTTCAGTTGCAGCAGATTCAACGCCTCCAAGTATCCCAACAGGTAATTTTGACCCACAAGGAGCGAGTATTAGTGGATCTGCAGAACCGGGAACTTTGGTATTTATAACTCCCGTGTTTGGTTCGCGAGTCCTTGGTAGTGCCATTGTTGGTCAGAATGGTAGCTACGGCATCCAACTAAGTGAATCAATCATTGATGGTAGCTCTGTCAGAGTTGTATCTGTTGACCAGGCCAATAATCGATCTTATGGAGAAATTAAATCTTCGGATTTGACGATTCCGATGCCGGTCTCGGCCAAATTTGATACTACCGGAAAATATATTTCTGGTAGTGCGGAGTCATCAGTAACGGGTGGGCATCAGGTTGTTGTTATGAATAGCACCAATACCACGGTATTGGGGACCATAATGCTTCCAGCATACGAATCAAATTATAAAATCACCTTGACGACCGCGTTAAAAAATAATGAACAGGTTAATGTTTATGTAAAGGATGCCGCCGGTAACACTTCATACGCCACAGCAATCAATGCCCCTGATACAACAAAGCCTTTGGTGCCTGAGGCTGCTTTTGACACAACCGGTAAATACATCACTGGGAAAGCGGAACCTGGTAGTACTGTAATTGTTAAAAATGCTGCTGGCACTCAATTAGAAACAACAACTGCTAATGCCGCTACTGGCGAGTACTCAATCACGTTAAGTACTGCGTTGATTAATAAAGAAACGGTGAAAATCACTGCCAAAGATGCGGCGGGAAATGTATCTGACATCAAGTCGTTAATCGCGCCTGACAAAACGCGTCCTGCTGCACCTTCGGCAAGTATTAATTCTGCCCGTAAAGTAATTACGGGTAGTGCCGAAGCGGGTAGTATTGTGGAGGTTAAAAACACCTCCGGCTCGTTATTGGGTAGTGTGACTGCCAATGCGACCACAGGGGCATACTCCATTACCCTGGGAACGGCGTTGACTGTCAATCAAACGGTGAATATTACGGCGAAAGATGCGGCTGGTAATATTTCATTACCAAAATCGCTTACTGTATCTGCTGTAGCAAAAAATCTCATTCCATCGTCTGTACTTGCTGCTACGTTCGACCTCGGCAGTATGATCGCGAACTATGAGGCGGAGTTTGAAAATGACGCAGTGTTTGAAAATAGCAAGTCGGGGCGAGTAGCTGATGAAACAATTACTTTGCACGACGAGTTAACAAACCTGCGTTCCGGTGGAGTCAATATTGATTCACTCGTTCAGGCTATTGCCAGTTTTGATCCAACTGCTGGAATGAGTTTGCATAATAAAAGCTTACCCATAGATCAACATAACATGATGTTAGCTGTTGAAAGTTAA
- a CDS encoding calcium-binding protein encodes MAVTLIELLAKLISTSKAAYADMRTGSLQGSLTGGGAGFAETEAKGFVGNFGFLHQQENTNTGFSATLFSSTSGKKVLAIRGTEIPADVFNDLASADIGDIGGQGYAAKQAADLYRYWKRLTSDSGQKSLYKDTEIETLYDLMTAGDDGLDVLSRHFAIQSFKSIVNEDVGLGLVGANEVVDVTGHSLGGHLAYLFGRLFPQNAGSIVTLNAPGLFPWGDTVLNDLGFTLQGGDITSVVAEGDLIHTLGAIHPGQEVYISQEVGDSLLVDGLSANHSSVNGVDALNLLTLFAQLDTSQANNPEGVLNDFMRLSANKALDTYESMLDSLRKMLLGSGIDITPPGTKDDVFQREKFYQHIKTLKESSIFNDLKGKVSFVAADATAAKNDYGQFLALYYAAPFALQGNSVLLGQLNPNLYTAWVADQNLSAEDRLLGKANFSEEWYQDSATYLNLLLDRNKNDIDKLESSDPGGKDALYIKVENDDNDAHRIYSGSTNASNYSAQPYAPWVILGTMEDNDNATRGGNGNDRIYGLGGNDKLNGLNGNDVLDGGAGDDELLGGADTDLLLGGKDNDTLDGGAGNDVLKGGAGNDTYKFTGDFGHDTVIDTEGLNTLDINGAVGELKQTAKDSIIYRNSANTVEAVLVDSGGSKTLLLNSLSNAGSSVTLDKWSDGQFGVSLKDADAETPPSLPTISGDGGANALSADFASAYETLVYVPPVSLHGGGGHDYIEGSWGGDRIYGDGGNDWIDAGSVYKYSGTITPKAGDPTYDQHGKDLIDGGEGDDVITGRSASSSWHGGDGKDMLLANTALRFDFMFGGYRDGGDQFSRSYMSDLTDEGAGRAVTLDYKWRDLLNYADSGFEIIKKTEGDKTLYGYSAWAGITPGTYSGGSSAGNGWSYEFNFVDGEPLKPSAELGGGISSYLYKYPGMPTGDLGGVASHILQSKYTKNGQSRDWEVSLFMHELSLEGSDTLAKLANKPYIQLHGDEGDDLLVGWHGKDELYGGDDNDALFAGAGNDVLDGGSGDDTLFGEAGDDTIIGGSGNDVMVGDSGRTEVLSSNDFLYGGSGNDTLSGNEGNDYLYGGADNDLLLGESGNDYLVGSEGVDTFHGGSGADTIVAGFEDFFAAGGDDNDVYIIDATIYNGLPSVKASAPRASKQKNILGSQLYGAATISSMDAGLDAPLVIQDTGGENSLFLKGVSSFENLQVTASGSDLIIGHLGKKLIFVNGLQGGLSQIALGGEDSVNTKGIELNEFLLSNLSSPVSRWAASPGTSIVGGLEDDSLVAHDGGSTLIGGKGNDLLSGGQGDDIYVVRNGDGLDNITEQGGINTINLTEGILADQLALHRTNGNLLVLISGSQSVVVNGMFDLVTGDLVANKAIHKIQFSNGDVWDLERILQESVKGSTLTGTILNDLLIGYEGNDTLIGGRGDDTLRGDRGDDHYQFAIGDGADEIDDRHGSDHIYFDEGINETQVSLRKDTNNNLIIRINNNDSITVLNAFNATGELTRQAIEHIHFNNTSVWDLARIQSEIAKNQFHTFTGTTGNDQLLGDNASQIFNGGKGGIV; translated from the coding sequence ATGGCAGTTACATTAATTGAATTATTGGCTAAGTTGATAAGTACATCTAAAGCAGCTTATGCAGATATGAGAACTGGATCATTACAAGGTTCATTAACTGGAGGCGGTGCAGGTTTTGCAGAAACAGAGGCAAAGGGTTTTGTTGGCAACTTTGGCTTTTTGCATCAACAAGAAAATACCAATACCGGTTTTTCCGCTACATTATTTTCCAGTACATCCGGCAAAAAAGTCCTAGCTATTCGCGGAACTGAAATTCCAGCGGATGTGTTTAATGACCTTGCCTCTGCTGATATAGGTGATATTGGTGGTCAGGGGTATGCCGCCAAACAGGCCGCAGATCTCTATCGTTACTGGAAGCGGCTGACATCTGACTCTGGTCAAAAAAGCTTATACAAAGATACCGAAATTGAGACACTTTACGATTTAATGACGGCGGGTGATGATGGATTAGATGTTTTGTCTCGTCACTTTGCTATTCAATCATTTAAATCCATCGTAAATGAGGATGTTGGGCTCGGGTTGGTAGGTGCTAATGAAGTTGTGGATGTTACCGGTCATAGTTTGGGAGGTCATTTAGCATATTTATTTGGTCGATTGTTTCCACAGAATGCCGGCAGTATTGTGACCTTAAACGCTCCGGGTTTATTTCCATGGGGTGATACTGTATTAAATGATTTGGGCTTTACCCTACAAGGCGGAGATATCACATCTGTAGTTGCTGAAGGGGATTTGATTCATACTCTGGGCGCTATTCACCCTGGCCAGGAAGTGTATATATCACAAGAAGTTGGTGATTCTTTATTGGTGGATGGCTTAAGTGCAAACCACAGTAGTGTCAATGGTGTAGATGCATTGAATTTGTTGACGTTATTCGCACAGTTGGATACGTCGCAAGCCAATAATCCAGAGGGAGTTCTAAATGATTTTATGCGGTTGTCAGCTAATAAAGCATTGGATACTTATGAAAGTATGTTAGATAGCTTGCGCAAAATGTTGTTAGGCAGTGGAATCGATATAACTCCACCGGGAACAAAAGATGATGTATTTCAACGGGAAAAATTTTACCAACATATCAAGACGTTGAAAGAGAGCAGTATTTTTAATGATTTAAAAGGAAAAGTATCCTTCGTGGCCGCAGATGCTACTGCCGCCAAAAATGACTATGGTCAGTTTCTTGCTCTCTATTATGCCGCCCCCTTCGCCCTACAAGGAAATAGTGTTTTACTTGGGCAATTAAATCCGAATCTATACACCGCTTGGGTTGCCGACCAAAACCTAAGCGCGGAAGATCGTTTGTTGGGAAAAGCCAATTTCTCCGAAGAGTGGTATCAGGATAGTGCGACCTATCTGAATCTATTGCTTGATCGAAATAAAAACGATATCGACAAGTTGGAAAGTAGTGATCCTGGTGGTAAAGATGCCCTCTATATCAAAGTCGAAAATGATGATAACGATGCTCATCGTATTTATTCCGGTTCTACTAATGCTAGTAATTATTCGGCGCAACCTTATGCTCCCTGGGTTATTTTGGGAACTATGGAGGATAACGATAATGCAACTCGTGGCGGCAACGGCAATGACCGCATTTACGGTTTAGGTGGAAACGATAAGCTCAACGGATTAAACGGCAATGACGTTCTTGATGGCGGTGCCGGCGATGATGAACTGCTCGGTGGCGCAGACACCGATTTGTTATTAGGCGGTAAAGATAACGACACACTCGATGGCGGTGCCGGCAACGATGTATTAAAAGGCGGTGCAGGGAATGATACCTATAAATTTACCGGCGATTTCGGGCACGATACTGTTATCGACACCGAAGGTTTAAATACCCTGGATATTAATGGTGCTGTTGGCGAATTAAAGCAAACCGCTAAAGACAGCATTATTTATCGTAATTCCGCCAATACTGTAGAAGCCGTTTTGGTTGATAGCGGTGGAAGCAAAACCCTTCTTCTCAATTCCCTTTCAAATGCAGGTAGTAGCGTCACTCTGGATAAATGGAGTGATGGGCAATTTGGTGTTTCATTAAAAGATGCGGATGCTGAAACGCCGCCATCGTTGCCAACAATTTCCGGTGATGGTGGTGCGAATGCATTATCGGCGGATTTTGCATCGGCTTACGAGACGTTAGTTTATGTGCCTCCTGTGAGTCTTCATGGTGGAGGTGGGCATGACTATATAGAAGGTAGCTGGGGCGGTGACCGTATTTACGGTGATGGTGGTAACGATTGGATTGATGCCGGCTCGGTTTATAAGTACTCCGGAACCATTACGCCGAAAGCGGGTGATCCTACCTACGATCAGCATGGTAAAGATTTAATCGACGGTGGCGAGGGAGACGATGTTATTACCGGCCGCTCAGCTTCCTCCTCCTGGCATGGTGGAGACGGCAAGGATATGTTGCTGGCCAATACTGCACTGAGGTTTGATTTTATGTTTGGTGGTTATAGAGACGGAGGAGATCAATTTTCCCGTTCTTATATGAGTGACTTGACTGACGAAGGTGCTGGCAGAGCGGTAACGCTGGATTACAAATGGAGGGATCTGCTTAATTATGCGGACTCCGGTTTTGAAATTATTAAAAAAACTGAAGGCGACAAAACGTTATACGGTTATTCGGCCTGGGCAGGTATTACACCGGGAACTTATTCAGGCGGTTCATCCGCAGGTAATGGATGGTCTTATGAATTTAACTTTGTTGACGGAGAGCCACTAAAACCGTCGGCTGAGTTGGGCGGTGGAATTAGCAGCTACTTGTATAAATACCCTGGAATGCCAACAGGCGATCTGGGTGGCGTTGCCTCGCATATATTGCAAAGCAAATACACGAAGAATGGCCAATCAAGGGATTGGGAGGTATCGCTTTTCATGCACGAGCTTTCGCTGGAGGGCAGCGATACATTGGCAAAATTGGCTAATAAGCCCTATATCCAGTTACACGGTGATGAAGGTGACGATTTACTCGTTGGCTGGCATGGCAAGGATGAGTTGTATGGCGGTGATGATAACGATGCGCTGTTTGCGGGAGCAGGCAATGATGTGCTGGATGGCGGGAGTGGTGACGACACACTATTTGGTGAGGCGGGTGATGACACGATAATTGGCGGATCTGGAAATGACGTCATGGTTGGCGACAGCGGGAGAACGGAAGTCTTAAGTTCAAACGATTTTCTATATGGAGGCAGTGGTAACGATACCCTGAGCGGGAATGAGGGAAATGATTACCTTTATGGTGGCGCGGACAACGACCTTTTATTGGGCGAAAGCGGTAATGATTATCTAGTTGGTTCGGAGGGGGTGGATACGTTTCACGGTGGCAGTGGCGCTGATACGATAGTGGCCGGTTTTGAAGATTTTTTTGCTGCTGGTGGGGATGATAATGATGTTTATATTATTGATGCCACTATTTACAACGGACTGCCTTCCGTCAAGGCCAGTGCCCCGAGGGCCTCGAAACAGAAAAATATATTGGGCTCTCAATTGTATGGGGCTGCAACTATTTCTTCGATGGATGCTGGTTTAGATGCACCGCTAGTAATTCAGGATACCGGTGGTGAAAATAGTTTGTTCCTAAAGGGTGTTAGTAGTTTTGAGAATCTTCAGGTAACTGCTAGCGGGTCTGATTTGATAATAGGCCATTTGGGCAAGAAACTTATTTTTGTAAATGGTTTGCAGGGCGGGTTAAGTCAAATAGCCCTGGGTGGTGAAGATAGCGTAAATACGAAAGGCATCGAGTTAAATGAGTTTTTACTAAGTAACCTATCCTCTCCTGTTTCTCGTTGGGCTGCATCGCCGGGAACATCGATTGTAGGTGGCTTGGAGGATGACTCACTAGTAGCTCACGACGGCGGATCTACTTTAATCGGTGGCAAGGGTAACGACCTTCTGAGCGGAGGGCAGGGTGATGATATCTATGTTGTCCGCAATGGCGACGGTTTGGATAACATCACCGAACAAGGTGGTATTAATACCATCAACTTAACGGAAGGTATTCTTGCGGACCAGCTCGCGTTGCATCGCACCAATGGAAATTTGTTGGTGCTCATTTCCGGTAGTCAATCTGTAGTCGTTAACGGCATGTTTGATCTAGTCACTGGTGATCTTGTTGCCAATAAAGCGATTCATAAAATTCAATTCAGCAACGGCGATGTTTGGGATTTAGAGCGTATATTACAAGAGTCGGTAAAAGGCTCGACCCTGACGGGTACTATTCTTAATGATCTGCTCATCGGCTATGAGGGTAATGACACGCTTATTGGCGGCAGAGGTGATGATACGTTACGCGGTGACAGAGGTGATGATCATTATCAATTTGCTATTGGCGATGGCGCCGATGAAATTGATGATAGGCATGGCAGTGATCATATTTACTTCGATGAAGGTATTAATGAAACACAAGTAAGCCTCCGCAAAGATACCAATAACAATCTCATCATCCGTATTAATAATAACGACAGCATCACTGTGCTGAACGCATTTAATGCGACGGGTGAATTAACCAGGCAAGCGATTGAGCATATACATTTCAACAATACATCGGTTTGGGACCTTGCGCGTATTCAAAGTGAAATTGCAAAAAATCAATTCCACACCTTCACGGGAACTACTGGTAATGATCAATTGCTGGGTGATAACGCAAGCCAGATATTTAATGGTGGTAAGGGGGGGATCGTTTAA